Part of the Vigna unguiculata cultivar IT97K-499-35 chromosome 3, ASM411807v1, whole genome shotgun sequence genome, ACTGTTCTCtttgtcgagctctcgcctaggcggagaggagctcgcctgagcgagagtcattctcgcttgagcgagaccctccagcctgagcgaggagctgggcAAGGATACGTCCCGAGATGTTGTTTCCTCTATGCTTGGATGTTTAAAATTGTGCTATATGGGTTATTGTATGATGGCTTAATGAGAATGAGTATGCATGTTTGGGAAGGGATTATATGTGGGGGATTGTAAGCTTGGCATGATTTTTATATGAGTTGTACATGAGAAGTTGGATACATATGTATGTGCGTGTGGTCATGAACTTGGCATGAGCTACAATGGATCTTGATGGTTGGTAGACCAGCGGTGTGGTTTTGGTATGAGGAGAAACGCATTACTCATGGTTGGGAATAACGAGTTGGTATTGATTCAATGTATGAGAAACGAGGATTGGTTATGGATGTTGGTATGATATTTCATGTGTAATGTATGTGAAAATTCTTGGCTGTTATATATGTTGGTCCGtgttagtgcgtaattccttggagtctctaggtgagacttttagggtcgcgcttcagtggtcgggacgtaattccatggcccctattagtgggtgtccatggtggtgccccatctgtataactaggtaaggattcaaggtaaggttgcatcctgacactttgaggagtcaattagtctcacctagagcggactgactcctgttgtgagagtagcaggaggcctgaaattcattaagggctaaccttgtggtgagggaaatttgatccatcgtaacacttgtaacacatagctcgggggtgaacAGAGGTATCCACTACAAGTGCGGTcattcgctgaatccgaccaagttatacgtatctggatgagtcgagtcgagtcgtagtgtattgattgaaaagtcataatATGCTTGGTTGTCATATGGACattggatggtgaaagtatatttgactgtatgatgaaaatgttgttggctctagcttaccctgtttgttgtatggttgtcttgtatgtggctcttctttcttgcgatgatcatcaatttgattgatgggagtagatgggcgaggttctcgtggtcagcaaggaaatggcgattccgctgcttagccatctgggctggattttattttctctatggTTTTCGTTAGGACTACAACCCATGTATTGTTTTACGCTTTGCTACTCTATTCTCTTTTGTTAGACTTGTATTTGATTTTCCTGTGGCACCATGGTAAGTGTAAGGAGTGAGTTTAAACTCCAGGACTGCGCTACGTTATTATTCCAGTGTGACGCTTCTTTAATtacgttattaattaaatggggtgttacattaaCAATGTTGATTAACGACGATTGTgtttaaaattacttaaaagatcttttaatcaacaagttgattcacaacaaattatttaatttagacAACAACTATAAACTAATTTGTCAATTTACatacaattttatttcataaataatttgtaaataacATGATTTTACCTATGAATTTGTTgttttacatataaatttttactttagataatcatcaattttcttgtagtatttttttttcttgccaAAAAGtgttaaatagaaatattactttaatttgttaaatagGCAAATTTATTAGGAGTTGTTGCTCAAAATCTCAAAAATTTCCTACACGTAATTTATATGCTAATGATATCATGATATTTTTGTTAAGAGGAACTTATCTAATACCATGAAAGTGCTTAAGTATGGAAATGAATATCGAGAAATGGTTAACTATgtcaaattaactttttatgtCAATAGTGATTTTTCAGGACAAAGGATAAGCAAAATAAGAAATTTCATTGGTTTTCTGTGTAGGTAATAATTTTCTATCGTGGTGTTCTTACGATTAAGGTTGAGCTTTTTTTGGAAGAATGAtttaagagaaagaaagaggaagaaatgaaaaaagattaaaatatgaagtcgatgttgtttcttttaaagaattagaagaTGATTGTTTAGTAGATTAGAGAGAGATATTTGTAAAAGTTTGTGACTAAGTAGACTGATGtgacatatttaaataatttttaatatataaaaaactagATTACCAAAATGTCTTAATGTgacatatttttcatttttaattgtttacatattttattattaaaatgtatttatttaaataaataaacatgtacgttttttattttaatttacttatgaaattattaagaaaattttattatataattttaataatctataaaatatataattttaaattaaactttatattattaaaattataaaatagtattttttttatttaattttaataagaaattaaaactaaaaatacatatatttatttgttaataaaataaaattcgtaaattttaaaaacaaaattatctaaaaatttcaaaataaaaagataatatttacacataaaataaaaaaaaacataacaaattttaaagatcagaagaaattaaaaactttacttttaactctttaattaaataattaaaaaatatttaaaaaaaatatttagacaaAGATATATGATGatacaaaattttaagtaaacataatttttttgaaaaagcgtattaaaaaatagttaaagatAATAATCTTGAAGAAGGAACAAGGAAGTAACTTACCATATTATGTGAACACgtgaagaataaataaataataaaaggatagttcgagaaaaataaaataagaaaaggatAAAAGAGTCATTTGTGATCTTTCACCCTTTACTCTCACCTATTCCAGTGGGATTGTATTTATCACAAATCTCTCTAATTTGCACTCTCTCACTTTTCATCACCTCAAAAAAGAACAAGTCACTCATCCTCTAATCCTTGTTATGCGAAAATGATCTTTGCTTTCTCACATAGAGATAGTTCTTCTGATATAAGATCATGTCCAAAGTATATCGTATTatagtttccaaatttatcgATGTTCTAAATGGTTGCTTAAGATTATGGAATATTGGTTAAAAAACTTCATTTAAACAAGTGTCATCACTAATGTTAAGAAAAACTTGAGATAAACTCATTACATTATCAAAAGGATGCTCCGAGACTGAAATCAATAACATGAATAAATGCAGCTTACATGTTTAAGGTTTGTTGGAGTAAGTCATAAAAATCCTTGCTGCTAGAGTTTTTGGTAAAATAGTTCTATGGTGGTTTGGCAGCATAGTAATGCCAATATGAAAAgtgattaataattattaatcagATAATTTAGGAGAATCCAACAAAGATCACACGGTCGTATCATATGCCACTTCACACTTATCCATCCACCTCACCCTGCCTTTGTAGCCGCACGTTTCAAACACAAACGCAAAACACCAATTAACATCATTTCCATAAACACAACAGAACACACTTCCAATAAGCAAACCAAATCAAACACAAAAACCAAACCTTCTTCTTTATTCATGAATCCATGATTTCCAGCCAAATTCACGTGTTTCGCTCTGCATTTCGCGTTCTCAGATATCCATTCACAAACTCACCAAACGCGCGTCCTTTGCTTTTGCTCCATCCCAACACAAACGCTTCCTTCTGCCCCTCACCAACCACCCTTTGTTCTTCACTCACTGACGACTCCTTTTCCACTCCAAAACCAAACCAGGCACattatctttttgttttctttccttaaaaAACATAATCAAAACCATAAGTtgccttttatttttaattatagttggataataatatgttattattcTGTTGCAGTTGGGCTACAATCCTTCAGAGGAACTGTTCGAGCTGGAGGAGGAGCTCAAACCAAGGTCTCagctttttacttttattttatttatatattgaagtATTTTTGCTCTTGCATTgtcagaaataaaataaaagtttattacaTAACTTGATCGTTAACTTTTTGggaatttttaatttggtttgtaGTGTTGATTGTTGTGATTAGAGCATTGATCTTATACAAATAAGAACCTGTGACAGTTTTACTAAATCCAGGGAACCCAGTTATGGAGAACAGTGAAGATAAAAGACCTAATTATAATTCTATTTTAGCCTCttcgaaaaatattttatgagagTAAAAGCAAAtgcaacacaaaaaaataaaaaggcaaATATTTAGAGGCACACACAAACTCACacattcaatattttatgagaagCTTTGGTGAGTGACTTTGAGCattattttcctttcatttcaGCAAGGGCAAGTCTCATGCACCAGAACCAAGGTCCTGGTTTGGTCCAAATGGACAGTATATCAGGGAGCTACCTTGTCCGAGTTGCCGAGCAAGGGGTTATACACCTTGTACAGAGTGTGGAATAGAAAGATCAAGACCAGACTGTCCAAAATGTTATGGAAAGGTAGtttcttttagaattattgTTGGTTTCTGAGTAAAATACAACTTAAACGTGGTTTTAGGCTAGTTTAATGGCTTCGATCATCCATATTGATTCTGAAAGGTTAGGATCATCAAGTTTACATATCGTATTTCCATGAAACAACTTGAACTCATGTCATTTCtgattttgaaagagaaatTCTTAAGTTGAAATTCACACATTAGCTTTTATTTCTCTTCTGTGTACTCACAATGGAAAAATTTAGACTTACCTCAGGTCATATATGTCTGATGTTGCTGGGTTGATTTTATTAACACTTCAACATACCTTATGATGCCAGACAATTATTAAACACAAATGTTACTAGTTTAATTTGCATCCTATGTGTTTATgactttatatatattgttatttaaaatttcttgCTTGATATTTTCCTAATATTCATAGAAGTTGTGAAACACTATGATATTGAACATCATATCCGTGCAATGTGCACAATGGCtactttgtttactttttttccCATTCGTTCTTCTTGTACTCAGGGTATATTGACTTGCCACCAATGCTCTGGAGATCGTGTTATATGGGAGGAATCAATTGATGAAAAACCATGGGAGAGGGCCCATTCTATGTAATTATTGAGAAATAAATTTGTCTTTCTTTACTAATCTCATATTTTGTTAACTCTGACAATGTTGATATGACATTTTACGTGGTCATGtgcaaattaatataaatagattCTTTAACACTTAACACTAGCATGGACACGAAGAAAGGAGCTTTTTGTGTACCAATGACTAGTTTTATCAAACACGTACTAGACCCTTGTTTGATGTGGCATGCATTTTGCATCCTAATGATACCATGAATTTTTTAGTCACAATATCCTTCTCCATGTCATTGTCCATGCTTAGCTTTAGTTCTCCACCCTCCTCCAAATCATATTGTATGAAATAATGGTTCACAGAATACCAAATGGTTAgttatttgtaatatttgtattcaatctaacaaaagaaatcaattatTAGTCCTAATAAGTCGAGCATGAGTATAATCTGCTTATCTGGATGTTtctacattatttattattatgatttgcTTTCTTTTTTTCCCAGTGTgatgctcttttttttttcttaatttttcatttttaatcttttgatcTTCCTTCTCGTAAATAGGAGATTATATCAAAATAGTGTAATCTGGCATTGCTACTCTCCTTCCCTGCACTAGTTCAGAAGGAATTGGGTTCAGCTTATATGTTTGGATCATACTATATCAGTTTTAGTTGTGGTACTCAGACTAATTTGTGGCTTTTATTTAtcgcttttttttttgttccacCTGAGTAGGAAGCTTCTGGTTTTTATTTACGTTGCTTTTATTCTTGTCATTGTTTATAATTGACTCAACATCAAATCTATGTGAAATTCTAAGCAATACGATTTCATGAGATTTCTATATGATGGTATATTTTGTAACATACTTGACAaacataaaagtttaatttgcTGTCTGTTTATTTGCATCTAAATCTTTGAATTATGTAAATTTTCTTGATCATACATAAATGTTTCTTTATGGGTTTTACTTTTTCAGTTCCCCACTTAAAGTTAAGGAAGATGATGAAGTTGACAAATTAGAAATAAAGCTAGATGTGAAGAAAAAATCCAAGCGTGTTTACCAATCACCACCTCCAGAAGTTGGATTAAAGATTAGTCGTTCATTGAAAGTTAGTTGGCAGCGTAACCTTACTTAATATGCTTTGgatacaaattattatttatgatgCATAAGTTTTACTTACATGGGATTGAACCATCAGCTTGTTCCCTtcattatttgatatatttagaCTTACATGCACACTTCAAACACCTACACAAGAGAGAACACATATACATAGAATTGAATGGCAATTTTTGGGATCTTATAATGAGAGCTAAGTTGATAGGAACACTTCTTATCATGCAGAAGCATCAACCTTCTTCTGGTTAAGAGACTTGAGCATTAACTTGTTCTATATGGACATGTAAGGCACAAATACATTTAGGAAAGGAAGAAGTTACAATTGTGTAGTGATATAAATTCAATGCATGGTTTTTTCTATCCTTTTGTTTACTGCTGTATTAATATGATAAATCAAGAAAGAGAATTTGTGGATATTGTTAAGGTTGCAAATTTAAATGTCTTTGTTTAGTTGAATGATTGCAGAGTCTGAATGCCAAAACTGGTCTGTTTAGCAACCGAATGAAGATTATTCACCAGGATCCCAAGCTTGAGGCACAGCGTGTGGCTGCTATCAAGGTTTTAAATGTTAagatttgtattttttgaagTCATTTTCTCTTGGTATCAAGGCCTATTTCGATGAGATTCTCCATAAGCTCCTTctggaagagaaaaataaaaggaaaaagtgaaattaaCTTCTCCATAAGCTAAAATTGACTATGTACCCTCTGTTTGTGCATGTTTCTGAATTCCTTGAGTACAGGCACTGGTTGTCTGGATGTAAATTATGCAAGTATTTGAAGCATTAGAATTTGACACACTGAAAGTTCTGCACAATTAATATTTGCTTCAATGGATGCAGAAAGCCAAGGGAACTGTTGCAGCAAGGAGACACACTTCCAATACCATGAAAGCTTTCTTTAGTGATCCAATAAACCGACAGAAAAGGAGCATGGCCATGAAGGGTAATTTTTATGTCCCTCCACCTGTGACTACATTGGTGATAGACATGGTTGAAATTCATACTCATTTGCTTTCTGTCCCTCCTCAAATGCAGGAGTAAAATTCTACTGCAAAAACTGTGGACGTGAAGGACATAGGAGATACTACTGTCCAGAACTCAAGGATACCTTGATTGATCGGCGATTCATGTGTAGGGTCTGTGGGGAAAAGGGTCACAACAGAAGAACATGTAGAATGATAAGGGTAAGCCATAGCAATGAGAGAATGATAAAACAGAATCAGTGTAGGGTCTGTGGGGAAAAGGGCCACAACAGAAGAACTTGTTGGAAGTTAAGGATAAGCGGTAGAAATGGGAGAGTGATAAAACACCGCAAGTGTAAAGTATGTCACCAATTCGGCCATAACCGCAGAACCTGTCCTCAAGTTGTTCCTAGTAAAAGAAAAACGGTCTCTCGAAGGCAATACAAGTGTAGGTTGTGCAAGAAAAAGGGACATAACAGTAGGACATGTCCAAGTAAGACACATGTTACTGAACATCCTCAAGATTAATAATCACAAGAATGTTAAGCTATGTCTTGTTGTGTACACTAATCAGAACAGGAAGAGCTATATATATTGTGCTTGCTCTTGTTATCTATCTGCAACAGGAATTTTTGAGTAATTGCAATTACGCACAACTTTAACAAAACTAAGCTAGGTGGTTCTAGGGTGAGGTAAAACAGTAGGACTCATTCATACATTCAAGATAAAGGTAACGTTTGGCTTAaactttttggattttgaaagatagttaaaattaaaattagaaacgAACAATGAGTTTAAAGTTTGatagttttgtaatttttaagcTTAGATGTTATTTGAAGGTTGATATTTCTTAAACAACGAGTTATTGGAGCTTGAAACTTGAAAATCCGAAAcaaagaatgaaagagaaaattagaaagaagtcttttaagttttttttagttttattggAGTCCAGAACCTGGGTATAATATCATAGGTTCTGATTGTGTTATCAGTTTAGCCTAAATTAGCTGCATAATAGAGGATTTTATTAAATGCCAATGAAgattatcaatataaaaattcacCTCAATAATGTATTATATGTGTAATAGagaatgttattaaattttaacatgtaCCTTTGAAATGAAACTTCAGAcctaaaatgaaataatataatggAGAACAACCACTACAAAAAATTGCTGATTTGCAAGAGAAATGCGAGAGAAATTAACgagaaaaaatacattttactaatttcttattatttaacAAGAGATTAGTAACAAAAACATTTTGTAACTAATTTGCGAGGAAATTAGTGAGAGAAATTATTTCTCataaatgttttgttatttaacGAGGGATCAACGATAAAAAAAATCGTAACTAATTTGTGAGAGAAATTAACgagagaaattattttttattaatttctcaTTATTTAACAAGAGATCAACGACAAAAAAGTCTAGTAGCTAATTTGTGAAGGAAATTAGTGAAGAAAATTGTTTCTCACCATTTAGTGAGGGaccaacaa contains:
- the LOC114176280 gene encoding uncharacterized protein LOC114176280; amino-acid sequence: MISSQIHVFRSAFRVLRYPFTNSPNARPLLLLHPNTNASFCPSPTTLCSSLTDDSFSTPKPNQLGYNPSEELFELEEELKPSKGKSHAPEPRSWFGPNGQYIRELPCPSCRARGYTPCTECGIERSRPDCPKCYGKGILTCHQCSGDRVIWEESIDEKPWERAHSISPLKVKEDDEVDKLEIKLDVKKKSKRVYQSPPPEVGLKISRSLKSLNAKTGLFSNRMKIIHQDPKLEAQRVAAIKKAKGTVAARRHTSNTMKAFFSDPINRQKRSMAMKGVKFYCKNCGREGHRRYYCPELKDTLIDRRFMCRVCGEKGHNRRTCRMIRVSHSNERMIKQNQCRVCGEKGHNRRTCWKLRISGRNGRVIKHRKCKVCHQFGHNRRTCPQVVPSKRKTVSRRQYKCRLCKKKGHNSRTCPSKTHVTEHPQD